GAACTGGGCCTGGGCCGGATTGCACAGCACCACGAGCTGCCTCGCCACGTCATAACCCGTCAGGTGCGGACCGCCCGCGGACGAGCGGATGTCTCGCTTGAGGCGAAAGATCAGACGCCGCCCGATGTCGGTGCGTTCTACCTCTCCGAACGGGCAAGCGTATTGACCGCCTTCGGCCCCTTTGCCGGTGAACTCCAACAGCAGCCGCTGCAGCAGCCGCCCGTCGCGACGGTCGGCCCAGCTCGCCAGCCGCGGCTGTTCGGTCGGCCCCAAGGGCGAGGTCACGCCCACGACGATGCGGGGCCAGGCGGCATACAGTTCTTCGAAAAACGATTTGGCCTCCGGCGAGCGCGGCCAGACGTAGAGCACGCGTTGGGCGAGATCCCAAGCTTTCAGCGGCTCGCCGGCGGCGGTCCGCTCGCGGCCTTCGGCGATGATCTGCCGCGCCTCGTTGGTCCATTGCTCGCGAAACTTGACGATCACGGAGTTCGTGGGAAACTTTTTCGCCAGCCGCGCCAGCAGCCTCCGCGCCGCGGGATAGTCGTCGCGGGCCAGATACGGCTCCATCAACTTTTGCGTCGTGGCGCCCAAGGCCGAGGGAAGTTTGGAGTACTGGGGATCGACTTCCCACAGTTCGTTCAGCAGCGCCAGAGAATTTTCGTACTTTCCGCGGCGATGCCAGCTTCCCGCGTCTTCATACAAGTAGTCGGCCAGGGCGGCGTTCAGCCCTTCCAGTTTCGGCGCCGTGCGTTTCAAGAAAACGAAGTAGTCGTAGGCTTCGTCGAACTTGGCCGGGTCGTCCTTGCCGGCACGCACCAGTTCGCGTGCCTCGTCGAGCACCATGTATTCGAAGAGTTTGACCTCGGCGATGTCGATCCATCGGATTTCGTAGTCTTCCGTCGGGTCGTCGATCTGCCGGACCACGATTTTCTGGCCCTTTTTTCTGAAGGCGGCAGGATCGGGCGGACGCCGCTCCGGCAGATCCAGCGGCCGGACCTTGACGACGGTATGCGCTTCATCGTTGAGGATGATTTCGTCGTAAGGTTCATCTTCATAAATCCGCAGCTTGGCTTCGTCGATCGCCGGTTCATCGGGCTGTTGCGCCGAAACGAGCTGCGCAAGCGTGAGCGTCGCCAGCGCGAGGGCGAGCGGGAGGCGCAAGCCTCCCGGTAGTTTCTCCTTCAGTGGCGTCATGATCTTCATTTCGTGTTCATATCGGGATCGACCTAGGGTGGGACCAGCGAGCTTGCGAGCGCCTGCCCACCGTCGTCAGGCATCAGGCGTGAGGTTGCCTTTCCTGACGCCTGAAACCTGACGCGTCAAATCGGTGGGCCGGCGCTCGCAAGCTCGCTGGTCCCACCCTACCACGATCCTCACGGCCGGGCCACCACCAACAAAGCGCCGCCGTGGGAGGCCAGCAACAGCCGCTCGCCCAGCGCCACCGGCCCCGCGGCGATCGGTTCACCCACATCGACCACGCCCAACTCTTCGCCCGAAGCAAGCGCCAGCCGGCAGAGCCGTCCTGACTTGGTCGTCAGCAATACGTCGTCGGCCGACATCAGCGGCGTGCCCGATAGCGGCCCGTGTTTCAGTTCCACCTGCCAAAGCTGTTCTTGCTGGTCGTTGACGCAAAGCAGCCGGCCGTTCGTGGTGGCCACCAGCACCTGAGAACCGGCGGCGTACGGTCCCCAGGCGGTGGCCGGAGACAACGGCCACGACTTGCCCCCGGTCAGCGTGTTTGTGCCCGGCTCGCCGACGGCGAACGAGACCAGCTCTCCGCTGCCGTTGACGGCAAAAACCGTCTTGCCCGCCACGGCCAGCGGCGCCGTAATCGGCCCA
Above is a window of Pirellulales bacterium DNA encoding:
- a CDS encoding ABC transporter substrate-binding protein — its product is MKIMTPLKEKLPGGLRLPLALALATLTLAQLVSAQQPDEPAIDEAKLRIYEDEPYDEIILNDEAHTVVKVRPLDLPERRPPDPAAFRKKGQKIVVRQIDDPTEDYEIRWIDIAEVKLFEYMVLDEARELVRAGKDDPAKFDEAYDYFVFLKRTAPKLEGLNAALADYLYEDAGSWHRRGKYENSLALLNELWEVDPQYSKLPSALGATTQKLMEPYLARDDYPAARRLLARLAKKFPTNSVIVKFREQWTNEARQIIAEGRERTAAGEPLKAWDLAQRVLYVWPRSPEAKSFFEELYAAWPRIVVGVTSPLGPTEQPRLASWADRRDGRLLQRLLLEFTGKGAEGGQYACPFGEVERTDIGRRLIFRLKRDIRSSAGGPHLTGYDVARQLVVLCNPAQAQFEPTWAELFGGVSVQDVFQVDVDLRWSYVQPLALLETPVTPLPIAGAPANIGPYLRGESAAGMVHFLNNPAYFAAQDGQPKEIVEKYLADSNAAWTALDRGQVQLVDRLSPWEVERYRANHDFVVEQYALPTIHMLVPNLRKPFMKHGCFRRAMAYGIDRGVVLKHHVLRDGPTAGYQLISGPFPIGNSFEDPLRYAYNSEVAQRERNPRLALALAQVALHDLAEAAKKRGEPEVKAFPTLVLAHPANDIAREACKGIQRHLQVLKFTVELRELEPGFYLPPDDNFDLLFLEAMVQEPLVDAARLLGVDGVVGDASPYLNQALVKLAQATNWQEARHILQRIHQLVADDVAVIPLWQMTEHFAYHRSLKGVDTKPVLLYQGVERWKGVVRIPSED